The following proteins are encoded in a genomic region of Drosophila miranda strain MSH22 chromosome 4, D.miranda_PacBio2.1, whole genome shotgun sequence:
- the LOC108163576 gene encoding low-density lipoprotein receptor-related protein 11 produces the protein MFSNLPLAALLLPLPLLLVAVQATEYVNPPQSSPFEHRLAKRMDLEVCIGHFDVHKNTIIRTGESQAIGGKYLQGLELDTIEECERLCCETDACDVYIFERKAGGYCYLFECGPPENFHCKFTRHANYTSAVLTPQPQAAPADVASTPRPQLPHIPSNNISQQEWELSNLKLKPEARDKPAVSTAAAATAAATASAPTSGVAQPAVAPVQSASINHCGRFQFTCHSGECIAVYNACDGIPQCEDGSDEGPECITVSSPVTKPTSSNLDPVKPMVQQYLPVPPIQQQLQVPAQQLQSQPQTQPQLLSPQQPQQQHVIVLGPPPPPPPPPPMVNNREDAAAWANRKIIADGQQPLPQQQPQQQVHLPQPQGEIMNADEQSHIFSHKGGLQLQQATSGLAQGQVQVQGHSAQLQLPGYDNNQALAAGPLYGMSLPRSGMYLSPPQQQQLPQQASPVQQQRAVWPQVQAQPAPMAPQKQSHVYGSAPRVPAQQQAMLPVLNAAPTHGKNQGPAADEDYDDYEEEKSTEAPKKKQRKHKKVKSKTPKDPIELALEQTQQQQQEVPALPVPASPVHEQYKMIHENLALEFRDHDGHSERPGGAVLSLTFGLLVTAALAILIGCRMRTVGRRARRLGGKTPYSQEADFLVNGMYL, from the exons ATGTTTTCCAATCTGCCGCTGGCTGCGCTGCTGCTcccgctgccactgctgctcgTCGCAGTGCAGGCAACGGAGTATGTGAATCCGCCCCAGTCCTCTCCGTTTGAGCACCGTCTGGCCAAGCGAATGGACTTGGAGGTGTGCATAG GCCACTTTGATGTCCACAAGAACACGATAATCCGCACCGGGGAGTCCCAGGCGATCGGGGGCAAGTACTTGCAGGGCCTCGAGCTGGACACCATTGAGGAGTGCGAGCGCCTGTGCTGCGAGACGGACGCCTGCGACGTGTACATCTTCGAGCGGAAAGCCGGCGGCTACTGCTACCTGTTCGAGTGCGGTCCGCCAGAGAACTTCCACTGCAAGTTCACGCGGCACGCGAACTACACGAGTGCCGTGCTGACGCCGCAGCCCCAGGCCGCGCCCGCCGACGTCGCCAGCACCCCACGACCCCAGCTGCCGCACATTCCCAGCAACAATATCTCGCAGCAGGAGTGGGAGCTCAGCAACCTCAAGCTTAAGCCGGAAGCGCGGGACAAGCCAGCGGTATCCACGGCAGCGGCTGCGACTGcagctgccactgcctctgcccccACATCGGGTGTGGCTCAGCCGGCGGTGGCCCCGGTACAAAGCG CTTCCATCAACCATTGTGGTCGCTTCCAGTTCACTTGCCATTCGGGCGAATGCATCGCTGTCTACAACGCCTGTGACGGCATACCCCAGTGCGAAGATGGCAGCGACGAGGGACCGGAA TGCATTACCGTTTCGTCGCCGGTCACCAAGCCCACGAGCAGCAACTTGGATCCGGTCAAGCCCATGGTCCAGCAATACCTACCTGTTCCGCCcatacagcagcagctgcaggtTCCAGCTCAGCAGTTGCAGTCGCAGCCACAGACACAGCCGCAGTTGCTGTCGCCGCAACAGCCTCAGCAGCAACATGTTATAGTTCTGGGTCCACCGCCACCACCTCCGCCACCCCCACCGATGGTTAACAATCGTGAGGATGCTGCCGCTTGGGCCAATCGCAAGATAATAGCCGATGGGCAGCAACCGCTACctcagcaacagccacagcagcaagTCCATCTGCCACAACCCCAGGGAGAGATAATGAATGCAG ATGAGCAGAGCCACATATTCAGTCATAAAGGGGGGCTCCAGTTGCAGCAGGCGACGAGTGGTCTGGCACAGGGGCAGGTTCAGGTTCAGGGGCACTCAGCACAGCTCCAATTGCCCGGCTACGACAATAATCAAGCTCTGGCGGCTGGCCCTTTGTATGGGATGTCACTCCCGCGCTCCGGAATGTATTTGTCTCCaccgcagcaacagcagctgccACAGCAAGCATCCCCTGTCCAGCAGCAGCGTGCGGTATGGCCGCAAGTACAGGCGCAACCAGCTCCAATGGCACCTCAGAAACAGAGCCATGTCTACGGGTCGGCTCCACGTGTGCCCGCCCAACAGCAGGCTATGCTGCCTGTCCTGAATGCAGCGCCCACACATGGCAAGAACCAGGGACCGGCAGCTGACGAAGACTATGATGATTACGAGGAGGAAAAGTCCACAGAAGCTCCAAAGAAG AAGCAACGCAAGCACAAGAAGGTCAAGTCAAAGACCCCCAAGGACCCCATAGAGCTGGCCCTCGAGCAaacacaacagcagcagcaggaagtACCCGCTCTGCCCGTTCCTGCTTCGCCCGTGCATGAGCAATACAAGATGATCCACGAGAACCTGGCCCTGGAGTTTCGCGATCACGATGGTCACTCGGAGCGTCCTGGCGGTGCTGTGCTTTCCTTAACGTTCGGCCTGCTCGTGACTGCCGCCCTGGCCATTCTCATCGGCTGCCGGATGCGGACAGTGGGCCGAAGGGCTCGACGTCTGGGCGGAAAGACGCCCTACTCACAGGAGGCGGATTTCCTGGTCAACGGAATGTACCTCTAA
- the LOC108163575 gene encoding ubiquitin-conjugating enzyme E2-24 kDa: MSSTPAAAGAAEVATSSASSNSSASSTASTANSQPTSTGTAPARGGRGANANGGASGSNSGGNDEPRKDAKPTPRISKALGTSAKRIQKELAEITLDPPPNCSAGPKGDNLYEWVSTILGPPGSVYEGGVFFLDIHFSPEYPFKPPKVTFRTRIYHCNINSQGVICLDILKDNWSPALTISKVLLSICSLLTDCNPADPLVGSIATQYLQNREEHDRIARLWTKRYAT, from the exons ATGTCTTCAACTCCAGCAGCGGCCGGAGCCGCAGAAGTGGCAACCTCCAGCGCCAGCTCTAATTCCAGCGCCTCCAGCACAGCCAGCACTGCCAACAGTCAACCCACATCCACCGGAACAGCGCCGGCCCGCGGTGGAAGAGGTGCCAATGCCAACGGGGGCGCCTCGGGCAGCAACTCCGGGGGCAACGACGAGCCGCGCAAAGATGCCAAGCCGACGCCTCGGATATCGAAGGCGCTGGGCACCTCGGCCAAGCGCATACAGAAGGAGCTGGCCGAGATCACACTGGACCCCCCACCGAACTGCAGTGCTGGCCCGAAGGGGGATAACTTATACGAATGGGTGTCCACTATCCTAGGTCCGCCGGGGTCCGTGTACGAAGGCGGCGTCTTCTTCCTCGACATACACTTCTCGCCGGAGTACCCGTTCAAGCCGCCCAAAGTCACATTTCGCACACGCATCTATCACTGCAATATCAATAGTCAAGGCGTCATATGTCTGGACATACTGAAGGACAACTGGTCGCCGGCGTTGACCATATCCAAGGTGTTGCTGTCAATTTGTTCCCTGCTTACAGACTGTAATCCAG CTGATCCACTGGTGGGCAGCATTGCCACGCAATACTTGCAGAATCGAGAAGAGCACGATCGAATTGCGCGTCTCTGGACAAAGCG GTACGCAACATGA
- the LOC108163830 gene encoding ribosome biogenesis protein WDR12 homolog, with translation MDVDNGEGQVQVHLKTKQEHYAVPDVPYAIDGTVTTAELNTFVNALLLSKGSSAVDFDFLVFDEYLRGRLCDHLREKAISFEDAIEIEYVERFPAPEPQDCLLHDDWVSAVKASGKWILTGCYDNTLNIWTNKGKHILTIPGHTAPIKAVDWISLDDDTGRFVSSSQDQTAMLWQWNVGANTVECVSVCKGHERGVDSVSVSPDGQRFATGSWDTMLKVWSAELEDAGEGTSKRMKESGVRTPKITLQGHRESISAVQWMDASTLLTGSWDHTLKVWDLSLEGIKAEISTNKSIFDASYSKLNHLILTASADKNLRLYDSRTNQGSVVRNTYLGHNAWVQTVMWSTTEEFLFVSGSYDNQNKLWDCRSPKAPLYDLLGHGEKVLDIDWSNPKYIVSGGSDNTVRVFKSRKALVENMDTK, from the exons ATGGATGTTGACAACGGCGAGGGGCAGGTGCAAGTGCACCTCAAAACCAAACAAGAACA CTATGCAGTGCCAGACGTTCCCTATGCCATCGATGGAACAGTCACTACCGCGGAACTGAACACATTCGTGAACGCCTTGCTTCTGAGCAAGGGCAGCTCTGCCGTGGATTTTGATTTTCTGGTCTTCGATGAGTATCTGAGGGGCCGATTGTGTGACCATCTGCGGGAGAAGGCCATTAGCTTTGAGGATGCCATAGAGATTGAGTACGTAGAGCGCTTCCCCGCCCCAGAGCCGCAAGACTGCCTGCTCCACGACGACTGGGTGTCGGCAGTGAAGGCCTCTGGCAAGTGGATATTGACGGGATGCTATGACAACACTTTGAACATCTGGACCAACAAGGGCAAGCACATTCTCACCATCCCCGGTCACACGGCTCCCATCAAAGCTGTGGACTGGATTTCGCTAGATGACGACACCGGTCGCTTTGTCTCCAGCTCACAAGACCAAACAGCTATGTTGTGGCAGTGGAATGTTGGCGCCAATACTGTTGAATGTGTTTCAGTGTGCAAGGGTCACGAGAGGGGCGTCGATAGCGTCAGCGTCAGCCCAGATGGACAGCGATTTGCGACAGGGTCGTGGGACACCATGCTGAAAGTGTGGTCAGCTGAGCTGGAAGATGCAGGAGAAGGAACATCGAAGCGCATGAAGGAGAGCGGAGTTAGA ACCCCAAAAATCACTCTTCAGGGACATCGCGAAAGCATCTCTGCGGTGCAGTGGATGGATGCCAGCACCCTGCTCACAGGCAGTTGGGATCATACGCTCAAGGTGTGGGACCTGAGCCTGGAAGGCATTAAGGCCGAGATATCCACAAACAAGTCAATCTTCGATGCGAGTTACTCAAAACTAAATCACCTCATTTTGACGGCATCGGCGGACAAGAATCTGCGCCTGTACGATTCTAGAACGAACC AGGGATCTGTCGTCCGTAACACTTACCTGGGCCACAACGCCTGGGTCCAAACCGTGATGTGGTCAACAACAGAAGAATTCCTCTTCGTATCTGGCTCCTATGACAATCAGAACAAGCTGTGGGATTGTAGGAGTCCAAAAGCTCCTCTTTACGATCTGCTGGGTCATGGAGAGAAGGTCTTGGACATAGACTGGTCCAACCCGAAGTATATCGTATCCGGCGGCTCTGACAACACAGTACGTGTGTTTAAATCACGGAAGGCATTAGTAGAAAATATGGACACTAAGTAG
- the LOC108161652 gene encoding uncharacterized protein LOC108161652, which yields MKVFALCSMLALLLAGAQALPQGREGAAYTNEAIRQAQQTLLIPKDAQIQNVQEGIELGAYEQIPGNQRINLFEILGDQVPSEVINNLQAQVDQIGRN from the coding sequence ATGAAAGTGTTCGCGCTGTGTTCGATGCTTGCCTTGCTCCTGGCGGGCGCTCAGGCCCTGCCCCAGGGCCGCGAGGGGGCCGCCTACACGAACGAAGCCATCCGGCAGGCACAGCAAACCCTTCTCATACCCAAGGACGCCCAGATACAGAACGTTCAAGAGGGCATTGAGCTGGGTGCCTACGAGCAGATTCCCGGCAACCAGCGCATCAATCTCTTCGAGATCCTGGGCGACCAGGTGCCCTCCGAGGTGATAAACAACCTGCAGGCCCAGGTCGACCAGATCGGTCGCAATTAA
- the LOC108164008 gene encoding mucin-5AC — MHPTMTHSELSQLRLCRDPHQEDLGAALQMSGKKCNNNQQRRGRRRAWRGPVAGIYGSISLAILVLTICMAHTSTTVTATESSSNSSASSAVVMVAVTPSIAGSGSSSGSGAITFGSSSSSSTTTTTTEAPPEQQQPQGHCLLDGLWVPETTVHCEKQTSCRAIQRTGHCCPDYKCDCEKDGKTYANGYKLVDPDTPCTVCYCKGGEIVCSSVTCFRRDDCMPKYVPGRCCPEYDNCPILDNNPPLSSEASSTSTQKPAAVAQPAGYNWNITIKEITKPSEIRITDDNKAKPAIPTRKSAGTGTVVTTEGAPPSGTTASSVGSTTATPTAATTATTQATETSTTSEATYPPTPTTVLISTDAAATPTTSVALAPLSQDTTPKALPGTSSSESLKLIASAGYIERPHAQSGNDVEQNIKKNPLVSYNADGLLPLAQNDPSKISFKREFTTERASPSTQGYEEPGTGGAESVFIQNGFGDALAEIPDGELEPDTAGSDNIYHIISTTEGPSTGIGASTDSNSPVTRKNSTRANPETEISTEGPGSSSEMPPMSSTHHMDADEDVPQVESNPAYPSLPEDDFSLRDVNFPLVELEDVADSYTKDEPRSIPSPFEVDNRHTKVMQESALDGSGSGSGSGDMEPYLEGSSTTDHVPMSASSSKEKSSVVPLLMYSAEDNSGETRIQNASDLQLENIGHGQSENETSEELEALEGLMGSGIGNSSGEIKEPTTPRSIPISALDIDELGSGAGQLQTSGGVDPKADAESLKLDESQETIAKTTSEDKSSTRAEKSFVERALPLGRLYLQRIY; from the exons TGACTGCCACtgaaagcagcagcaacagcagcgcatCCTCCGCAGTCGTCATGGTGGCGGTCACGCCGAGCATCGCTGGCAGCGGATCGAGCAGCGGAAGCGGCGCCATCACcttcggcagcagcagcagcagcagcaccaccaccaccaccaccgaaGCGCCAccagaacagcagcagccgcagg GCCACTGCCTGCTGGACGGGCTCTGGGTGCCAGAGACGACGGTGCACTGTGAGAAGCAGACAAGCTGCCGCGCCATCCAGCGGACCGGCCACTGTTGTCCCGATTATAAATGCG ATTGCGAAAAGGATGGAAAAACTTACGCCAATGGTTATAAATTGGTGGATCCGGATACCCCATGCACTGTCTGCTACTGCAAAG GCGGCGAGATTGTTTGCAGCTCAGTGACCTGTTTCCGGCGGGACGACTGCATGCCCAAGTACGTGCCCGGCCGCTGCTGCCCCGAGTACGACAATTGCCCGA TTTTGGACAACAATCCGCCGTTGTCCAGCGAGGCGAGCAGCACATCCACCCAGAAGCCGGCGGCAGTGGCTCAGCCCGCTGGCTATAACTGGAATATTACCATCAAGGAGATCACTAAGCCCTCTGAGATTCGGATTACCGACGATAACAAGGCTAAGCCGGCGATTCCCACCAGAAAGTCGGCCGGTACAGGTACAGTGGTTACCACCGAGGGAGCACCGCCTTCGGGGACAACGGCAAGTTCCGTTGGCAgtacaacagcaacaccaacagcagcaacaacagcaacaacacaaGCAACAGAAACATCAACGACATCCGAAGCAACATATCCGCCGACACCAACAACTGTCCTGATATCCACCGACGCCGCAGCAACACCAACGACTTCGGTGGCGTTGGCTCCGCTTAGCCAAGACACAACCCCGAAAGCACTTCCAGGCACTTCCAGCAGCGAGAGCTTAAAGCTTATTGCCTCGGCGGGCTACATAGAGCGACCGCATGCCCAGAGCGGCAACGACGTGGAGCAGAATATAAAGAAAAATCCGCTCGTCAGCTACAATGCCGATGGCCTGCTGCCTCTCGCCCAGAACGATCCCAGCAAGATCAGCTTTAAGCGGGAGTTCACCACAGAGCGGGCCTCGCCGAGCACCCAAGGGTACGAGGAGCCCGGGACTGGTGGGGCGGAGTCCGTGTTCATACAAAACGGCTTTGGGGATGCCTTAGCTGAGATTCCCGACGGAGAGCTGGAGCCGGACACTGCGGGCAGTGACAACATCTACCACATAATCTCCACCACTGAAGGCCCCAGCACTGGCATTGGCGCGAGTACAGATTCGAACTCCCCCGTCACCAGGAAGAACAGCACCAGAGCCAACCCAGAGACAGAAATCAGTACGGAGGGCCCCGGCAGTAGCAGTGAGATGCCTCCCATGAGCTCCACCCACCACATGGACGCGGATGAGGATGTGCCACAAGTCGAGTCCAATCCGGCGTACCCCTCGCTGCCCGAAGACGACTTCAGCTTGCGAGACGTAAACTTTCCCCTGGTGGAGCTGGAGGATGTGGCCGATTCTTACACCAAGGACGAGCCGAGGAGCATACCGAGTCCCTTCGAGGTGGACAACAGGCACACCAAGGTGATGCAAGAGTCCGCTCTGGATGGCAGTGGAAGCGGAAGTGGCAGTGGGGACATGGAACCCTATCTCGAGGGATCCTCGACAACCGATCACGTTCCGATGTCTGCCTCCTCCAGCAAGGAGAAAAGCTCGGTGGTACCCCTCCTGATGTACAGTGCCGAGGACAATTCCGGGGAAACGCGCATTCAGAACGCGAGTGATCTGCAGCTGGAGAACATTGGGCACGGCCAGAGCGAGAATGAGACAAGCGAAGAGCTGGAGGCTCTGGAGGGACTGATGGGCAGTGGCATCGGTAACAGTAGTGGGGAAATCAAAGAACCCACCACCCCGCGATCCATCCCAATCTCTGCCTTGGACATCGACGAGCTGGGCTCTGGGGCAGGTCAACTGCAGACATCGGGCGGCGTGGATCCCAAGGCCGATGCCGAGAGCCTCAAGCTCGACGAGAGCCAAGAGACTATAGCCAAGACGACCTCAGAAGACAAGTCGTCGACGCGGGCCGAAAAAAGCTTTGTGGAGCGGGCACTGCCCCTGGGACGGCTCTACCTTCAGCGGATCTACTGA